In Aestuariirhabdus haliotis, the genomic window GTGTACGATCCTGCGCTCGGCTGTCCGGAAGAGGGCATTGCCCCGGGTACCCCCTGGGAAGAGATTGCCGAAGACTGGGTTTGCCCCGAATGCGGAGCCCCCAAAAACCTGTTCAGTGAAAGCCTTGAGAGCGAGTAGTACGAGATACCTATGGGCAAGTTGAGTGGTATTGTCTCCCAGAATGCAGATCAGCTGTGTTTGGGTATGTACGTCAAGCTACCCAACAGCTGGCTGGATCACCCCTTTATTCGTAACGAATTTTTGATCAAAACCCCGGCCCAGCTGGAGAAGCTAAAACGCTGCAAGATCGAACGTTTCGATATTGATCTGTCCCGAAGCCAGTTGCCCGATGACTGGTCCCAGAGTTCGAGTCAGGCTAACGAGCCAGAGCATCAGGAAGCCGCTGAGGAAGATGAAGTCTTACCGGCCTGGAATCCGGATACGCTGGTACCGGAAGCGCTGAAAGAAGCCTTGCATGACAAAAAGATGGACCCGCAAACACGCTCATCCGCAGTTTATTTGCACTCCCGGGAACTGATGAATCGTTTGCTGGAAACGCCCACCGCCGAAAATCTGAAAGCCTCCAAAAAAGCCATCACCTCGATCACCGATTTGATCCTGCACGATCCGGAGACGGCCTCCAATATGCTTCGCATCACCAGCCACGATTTTTACACCTACACCCACTCGGTCAATGTGGGGGTGACCAGCATCATGTTGGCCAAGGCGATGTTCGGCCAATCCGATCGCCACGATATGCACGAACTGGGTGCCGGCTTTTTTCTGCACGATCTGGGCAAAGTTAACATACGCCCCGAGGTGATCAATAAACCGGGAAAACTGACCGACGAAGAGATGCGGCATATGCGCACGCACCCTTTTAAAGGCTTCAAGTTATTGGAAAAAAGCGGTGAACTCACCGAAGAGAGCCGCATTATCGTACTGCAACACCACGAGCGTGCTGACGGTACCGGCTACCCCAAACAGCTGCGCAACAAGGATATCCATATCTACGGCAAAATCTGCTGCATGGCCGATGTGTTCGATGCC contains:
- a CDS encoding rubredoxin; amino-acid sequence: MTARQYHCDICDYVYDPALGCPEEGIAPGTPWEEIAEDWVCPECGAPKNLFSESLESE
- a CDS encoding HD-GYP domain-containing protein, producing the protein MGKLSGIVSQNADQLCLGMYVKLPNSWLDHPFIRNEFLIKTPAQLEKLKRCKIERFDIDLSRSQLPDDWSQSSSQANEPEHQEAAEEDEVLPAWNPDTLVPEALKEALHDKKMDPQTRSSAVYLHSRELMNRLLETPTAENLKASKKAITSITDLILHDPETASNMLRITSHDFYTYTHSVNVGVTSIMLAKAMFGQSDRHDMHELGAGFFLHDLGKVNIRPEVINKPGKLTDEEMRHMRTHPFKGFKLLEKSGELTEESRIIVLQHHERADGTGYPKQLRNKDIHIYGKICCMADVFDALTAERSYKQAMTPYEALVLMRDKMADHFDKDLFEKFVHLMH